Proteins encoded together in one Xylanivirga thermophila window:
- the secA gene encoding preprotein translocase subunit SecA, whose protein sequence is MLGALKRIFGDPNEKEIKRLSKTVDQIEGLESYMRGLTDNELKSKTGEFKERLNNGETLDDLLPEAFAVVREASSRVLGMRHFKVQLIGGIVLHQGRIAEMKTGEGKTLVATLPAYLNALTGKGVHIVTVNDYLARRDSEWMGKIYKFLGLSVGLIAHDMSSEERRKNYGADITYGTNNEFGFDYLRDNMVIYKEEMVQRELNFAIVDEVDSILIDEARTPLIISGPGDKSTDLYFQVDRFISRLKKEEDYESDEKANTVHLTEEGVDKAEKYFNLENLADPENIEISHHINQALKAHALMKRDKDYVVKDGQVIIVDEFTGRLMTGRRYSDGLHQAIEAKEGVKVERESKTLATITFQNYFRMYNKLSGMTGTAKTEEDEFKTIYGLDVVVIPTNRPMIRRDYNDVIYMTRRAKFNAVVDEIEQRHAIGQPILVGTVSIDTSEMLSDMLKKRGIPHEVLNAKYHEKEAEIVAQAGKYKAVTIATNMAGRGTDILLGGNPEFMAKKEMRRQGYSEEMISYVTSQEEIDDKDILEARNIYKALYEKYHMETEEERNKVLEAGGLHIIGTERHESRRIDNQLRGRSGRQGDPGSSKFYISLEDDLMRLFGSDKVKGIAERLGVDEGQPIEYGLLSGQIEQAQKRVEGRNFDIRRHVLQYDDVMNIQREIIYGQRRRVLEGENIKDAVMDMLDTLVEDILNMYTGDVPHPEEWNIKGLIEHLERIFLPKGALIIPEEEVFDLTKEDLKGRVMEIARAEYDRKEEEIGFDNMREAERVILLKVVDQKWMDHIDAMDQLRQGIGLRAYGQHDPVIEYKIEGYEMFEEMIHGIQEETISILYHLKIEKEMPRREQVAKPLHASHGGEEETVRRPIVKGEKIGRNDPCPCGSGKKYKKCCGKNA, encoded by the coding sequence ATGTTAGGAGCATTAAAAAGAATATTTGGCGATCCTAATGAAAAGGAGATAAAAAGGCTAAGCAAGACCGTTGATCAGATAGAAGGATTAGAATCATATATGAGAGGACTTACCGACAATGAACTCAAGTCAAAGACAGGTGAGTTTAAAGAGCGTCTTAATAATGGAGAAACCTTAGATGATCTGCTTCCAGAAGCATTTGCGGTAGTACGGGAAGCATCTTCAAGGGTATTGGGTATGAGACATTTTAAGGTACAGCTAATAGGTGGTATAGTGCTTCATCAAGGGCGTATAGCTGAAATGAAGACAGGTGAAGGTAAGACTTTGGTAGCTACTTTGCCAGCCTATCTAAATGCACTCACGGGTAAGGGAGTCCATATAGTTACGGTAAATGACTATCTAGCACGTCGTGATAGTGAATGGATGGGAAAAATATATAAATTTTTGGGGCTGTCTGTGGGTCTTATAGCTCATGATATGAGCTCTGAGGAACGTAGAAAAAACTATGGCGCTGATATTACCTATGGTACCAATAATGAATTTGGTTTTGATTATTTAAGGGATAATATGGTGATATATAAGGAAGAAATGGTGCAAAGGGAGTTAAACTTTGCCATAGTGGATGAAGTGGACTCCATATTAATAGATGAAGCCAGGACTCCTCTTATTATATCAGGCCCTGGGGATAAATCTACGGATCTGTATTTTCAGGTAGATAGATTTATCTCCCGCCTTAAAAAAGAAGAAGACTATGAATCTGATGAAAAGGCCAACACAGTACATTTAACTGAAGAAGGAGTAGATAAGGCAGAGAAATATTTCAATCTAGAGAATCTAGCCGATCCGGAGAATATAGAGATTTCCCATCATATAAATCAAGCACTTAAGGCCCATGCCCTTATGAAGCGGGATAAGGACTATGTAGTAAAGGATGGGCAGGTTATAATAGTCGATGAGTTTACAGGACGTCTTATGACGGGTAGAAGGTACAGTGATGGATTGCATCAGGCTATAGAGGCCAAGGAAGGTGTGAAGGTAGAGCGGGAGAGCAAGACACTTGCAACTATCACGTTTCAGAATTATTTTCGTATGTATAACAAGCTATCCGGTATGACTGGTACAGCCAAGACCGAGGAGGATGAATTTAAGACCATCTATGGCCTCGATGTTGTAGTTATTCCTACAAATCGTCCAATGATAAGAAGGGACTATAACGATGTTATATACATGACAAGGCGGGCCAAGTTTAATGCGGTGGTAGACGAGATAGAACAAAGGCATGCCATAGGTCAGCCAATATTAGTTGGTACTGTATCCATAGACACATCTGAAATGCTCAGTGATATGCTTAAAAAGCGAGGTATACCACATGAGGTATTAAATGCAAAATATCATGAAAAGGAAGCTGAGATAGTAGCACAGGCTGGTAAGTACAAGGCCGTTACAATAGCCACTAACATGGCTGGGCGTGGTACTGATATACTCCTTGGAGGCAATCCGGAGTTCATGGCTAAAAAAGAGATGCGAAGGCAGGGGTATTCAGAGGAGATGATATCCTATGTAACCAGTCAGGAAGAGATAGATGACAAGGATATATTGGAGGCTAGAAATATATATAAAGCCCTGTATGAAAAATATCACATGGAGACTGAAGAAGAGAGGAACAAGGTATTAGAGGCAGGCGGCCTTCACATAATAGGTACGGAAAGACATGAAAGTAGGCGTATAGATAATCAGCTTAGAGGTCGTTCTGGAAGACAGGGAGATCCTGGATCTTCGAAATTCTACATTTCACTTGAAGATGATCTTATGCGTCTATTTGGCTCTGACAAGGTAAAGGGTATAGCTGAAAGACTGGGAGTAGACGAGGGTCAGCCTATAGAATATGGCCTGTTATCCGGGCAGATAGAACAGGCTCAAAAGAGGGTGGAAGGCAGAAACTTTGATATAAGGCGCCATGTGCTCCAATATGATGATGTGATGAACATACAGCGAGAGATAATATATGGTCAAAGGCGTCGAGTGCTAGAGGGTGAAAACATAAAGGATGCCGTAATGGATATGCTAGATACCCTTGTGGAAGATATTTTAAATATGTATACCGGAGATGTGCCCCATCCTGAGGAATGGAATATAAAGGGGCTTATTGAACATCTAGAGAGGATTTTCTTGCCTAAAGGTGCCCTTATCATACCGGAAGAGGAGGTATTTGATCTTACAAAGGAAGATTTAAAAGGGCGCGTTATGGAGATTGCTAGGGCAGAATATGACAGAAAAGAAGAGGAAATCGGCTTTGATAATATGAGGGAAGCTGAGCGGGTCATCCTCTTAAAGGTAGTGGATCAGAAGTGGATGGATCATATAGATGCCATGGATCAGCTTCGTCAAGGCATAGGTCTTAGGGCATATGGCCAGCATGACCCTGTAATAGAGTATAAAATAGAAGGATATGAAATGTTTGAAGAGATGATACATGGTATACAGGAGGAGACAATATCCATATTGTATCATCTAAAGATAGAAAAAGAGATGCCAAGGCGGGAGCAGGTAGCAAAACCATTGCATGCCAGCCATGGCGGAGAAGAAGAAACAGTAAGACGCCCCATAGTAAAGGGCGAGAAGATAGGTCGAAATGACCCCTGCCCATGTGGCAGTGGCAAAAAATATAAAAAATGTTGTGGTAAAAACGCATAG
- the prfB gene encoding peptide chain release factor 2 (programmed frameshift), whose product MIEIEESKFELDELSKTLSQVGESLDIPGSKKRIEELEKQMSDPDFWNDLEKSQKVTQEIKYLKDRIENYTKLSSSVEDAYVLIELAEEEGELSLADEIGHTIKELSTQIEHLKLETLLSGPYDKNNAIISLHAGAGGTEAMDWTSMLYRMYVRWGEDKGYKVETLDLLPGEEAGIKSVTFQISGPNAYGYLKAEKGVHRLVRISPFDSSGRRHTSFASADVMPELDNDIDIEIRPEDLKIDTYRSGGAGGQHVNKTESAVRITHLPTNTVVQCQNERSQIQNRETAMKVLKARLLALKEQEAEEKIRDMKGELKRIEWGSQIRSYVFHPYSMVKDHRTGVEVGNIQSVMDGDLDMFINAYLQMMA is encoded by the exons ATGATAGAAATTGAAGAGTCAAAATTTGAACTCGATGAATTATCTAAAACATTATCCCAGGTTGGTGAGTCTCTT GACATCCCTGGATCAAAGAAACGCATAGAAGAACTGGAAAAACAGATGAGTGATCCGGATTTTTGGAATGATTTAGAGAAGAGTCAAAAGGTAACCCAAGAAATAAAATATTTAAAGGACAGAATTGAAAATTATACAAAATTAAGTTCTAGTGTGGAGGATGCCTATGTGCTGATAGAACTGGCTGAAGAAGAGGGAGAATTGTCCCTTGCCGATGAGATTGGACATACTATAAAAGAACTAAGTACCCAAATAGAACATCTAAAATTGGAAACTCTATTAAGTGGTCCATATGATAAGAATAATGCTATTATTTCTCTTCATGCAGGAGCCGGTGGTACAGAAGCTATGGACTGGACATCCATGCTATATAGAATGTATGTAAGATGGGGAGAGGATAAGGGGTATAAGGTAGAAACCCTGGATCTTTTGCCTGGTGAGGAAGCGGGCATAAAAAGTGTTACATTTCAGATAAGTGGACCTAATGCCTATGGCTATTTAAAGGCTGAAAAGGGAGTTCATAGGCTAGTGAGAATATCCCCATTTGATTCTTCAGGAAGGCGCCATACTTCATTTGCATCGGCAGATGTAATGCCTGAGCTTGACAACGATATAGATATAGAGATAAGACCTGAGGATTTAAAGATAGATACCTATCGCTCTGGTGGTGCAGGGGGACAGCATGTCAATAAGACTGAATCTGCTGTTAGAATTACCCATTTACCGACCAATACTGTGGTACAGTGTCAGAATGAGCGTTCCCAGATCCAAAATCGAGAAACGGCAATGAAGGTGCTAAAGGCCAGGCTTTTGGCATTAAAGGAGCAGGAAGCAGAAGAAAAGATAAGGGACATGAAGGGTGAACTAAAGCGTATTGAATGGGGTAGCCAAATACGTTCGTATGTGTTCCACCCGTACAGTATGGTAAAGGATCACAGAACAGGAGTGGAAGTAGGAAATATCCAGTCCGTCATGGACGGTGATTTGGATATGTTTATAAATGCCTATCTTCAAATGATGGCGTAA